The sequence below is a genomic window from Gossypium hirsutum isolate 1008001.06 chromosome A11, Gossypium_hirsutum_v2.1, whole genome shotgun sequence.
TGTacgctttttttttcttttcttaatttcctAAAATTTactctgattttttttttgtgtttctttcttttattttcctgaAAATGATTAGCTTGGTATTTTGTGCCTTTCTCCCGTTCCCTTTATTACTATATATACTATTATCTCTTcggaaaaataaaacatagtttAGTAGAAATTCTGGTTATTTTAAGAGACTTTTTCTTATAAACTTGTTTCTGAATTTCTAATGTTGCTGACTATTTTTGTgggtatttatttaaatatttgggGGGTTTATTCTTCATGATTTTGAtaactttgttttgtttttaattaaagaTGAAGCTTGCAAAGGAGCGTGATTCATTGGCAATGACCGCAAAGAAACTTAGCCGTGATTTATCTAAGGTGAGATtgaaattctaatattattttcacTCAATTCACCTGTGCaagtttagttttatttattttctggATATGAGTTTATATGTTGAAGTTTTACTTATTATGGAAATATGGTGAGTGGATAACTTCATTAGGTTCATAGTATTTAATGGCTTTAACAACTTTGAGCTTCCCAGATGGAGCTATAGTGAACATCGAACAGAGAACAAAAAAAGGAGCTATAGTGAACCAAAGTACCTCTGATTAAGAAACAAATgctgttaaatttgttggtttgAATTGCTCCTAACAAAATAATTTGCTGATAAAAGTAGCTTAAGCTTTTGTTTTGATccagataaaaaaattattttataataattaaataaaattcatttataaatGAATTACCATGCTTGGGTCGCTGAATTCCTTAAAGCTTCAGACATGAAGTGTCCTGCCATTTTTAACGTTTTCTGGTGTACTATACAAAACTATTTCTAGAAAAAGATTATTTCCTCTTTAGCATGTTCAACCTGATCTCAGCATTTTTAACCTTCTTTCTAGTAGCTATTCTCATTGCCAATTTGAATGCTTTCATGGACATCTCACTTCTGTAGAAGAAATCACATCGTATTTTCCtgctttttaatattttcttttacattcatGCTTGTTCATTATTATCTTTATTTGTTTGTTTCTCctttttttgtcttttcttttctaatttataCTTTCTGGCACATCATCATATTACATTCATTTGTATTCTACCTTGAAATATGAAGAATAAGCTTGATATTCTAATATTTGACAGTTGGAGACTTTTAAGCGGCAATTGATGCAATCGCTGAGTGATGATAATTCATCTGTAAGATCTCTGCATTTATTTTTTTTCCGAGTATATTTCATTATTTCTGTTGtttattatgaaattttggtttctttttctgCCCTTATATTTTTAGTTTCTTTGTTCAGTGCTTGAAGAAACCAATTTGGGTTAACCTTATTTCCAATCCTGTTTTAATAGCAGGCTGAAACTGTTGATATTGGGACCTGTGACCAGTCAGTCCCTAAAGCCTATCCGGACAAGGGTATCATTTAAGCTTcgctttttgttctttttttgttCTGTATTTGCCAACTTATTCATTTATAATATCTCACTTCAGAGGTTCAACGATAACCTATCTCCACCTCCTTTTTTCCCTCTATCTGCTTCTATCTTGTTGCCAGTATTCTGATCAGCGCTATATATGTTCCCACAGATGATGGGGCGAGTGACTACATGTCGCTTCGTTCTTCCAATGGTTCGACGGACTTGGGAAGCACAACTGATGAAGGTAATTGgacaaatttctttcccgttcttttgttttgttttgagtACTTTTATGCCTACATATTTGAGGAGCTTATAAATCAGCATCAATGCTGGAAAGGTATTCACACCCTTTATAAAATTCGAGATAAAAAACAAAACGGATATATTGGCACATTTTTTAATGAGTAATGATTGAGTTACTGTAAATAACTGTTGTGACTTTTCATTTTAGATTGTtgatatttaaatattgtattgacttaacttattctcagaaaaggaaaaaaaacttgaaaaacctTTGGATTTAAACTTTAGGCTTGCTTTTAAGTTTCTAAAATTGACATAAAAAATGAGTTAGTTTGATGGCTAGAAGTCGACAATGAACTGACTTTATCAATGCTTATTTTatttaacacaaaaaataaagCATTTAAATGTGTTGCATGAAAAGCTTTTTGCTgataattatgagtttttagtaacAATATGATATATTTATCAAATAGTCATCATAACTTGAAACCAAACCTTGGCCAGAGAAATTAAAGCTTTTAAACATCTAACAAAAGTAATTGTTGTGGATTTATAATTTGACAACAAAATGTGGCTGTTTAAGTTATTCGACAATTTTGTGGAGTACTTTTGGGCAAACAATACTGTAGCAAGCCATTTCTTATGCTATTGTATGATTATACATATATAGATGTTATAAGGCAAATAGCAATACCAATTTTCTTCCCACAAAAGTAAAAAAAGGACTTACTAGTTTGGAAAATCATCCAAAACATAAAAAAGCAAGATGTTTCTGAAAAGTATGAGTGAGTAGTGAACCTAATGTATAGAGCTACCCTACGATCAATCTGGATAAATGGATTCTGATTGATCCAGTTAGGATCTGTTGTATGTTCAAGGCCTacattttttaaaggaaaattttgggGTCAAGTCATAGTTTTGGTTGGTTACCACTAAACCTACTGAAGTTGGATTCTGGAGATTGATCCTAGGACAGACGTGTCTGTTTCATCTCTTTCATTTATTAGAATTTACAACTGTGAACTTATTGTTTGATAAACTTGGTGTCTTATGCGTTCTTTGAAAGAAATTGACtgtttgtttttagtttaataaacaaaataaatttggTTGCCAAGTCCAATATTTGTATTTTAGTGGAGTTTAGTAGTTTATCATTGTCTGAAACTGAAGGCATTACAGTTACAAAGTTTCCATGCAAGAGCAAAAAAAATGTTCTATATTATATAATTGTATAGTGCATAACTTTTCCTCAAAAGATTTAGTCTAGGGTTAATCACTTAGGACTAGCTTAGGTTTGGGGGGTCTATCATCGAGGATGGCGGACATCCACAATCTAGAATGTTATATTGGGAAGCAGTAACTACAAAACATAATCTTGAGATTGGTGCACTCCTCAAGGAAGTATAAAAGCATCTATGATATGATTGTGGGATATATATGATTGGTTCCTAAGTTCTTTTAAATTCTGAATATAATATTTCATGAATCTATATAGGTCAAGACATAGCTGTGTATGTTTTACTACCTTGGATGCATTCCTTCACTTGTTTTGATGTACATTAACTAGTTACTGGGAATGTTCTGGGAAAGAATGCAACTCTTAAAAAGCTTTATCTACATATGGATTTTAAGCTGATATCTTCCTAACAGCTTCAAGATATGCTGGACAAAGATTTTCTATAACTCCATATATCACACCGCGGCTGACACCTACTGGAACTCCAAAAGTTATATCCACAAATGGGTCCCCTAGGGGTTATTCTACTGCTGGGTCTCCTCAGAGAACCTCTGCTGCAACATCTCCTACCAAGTCTCAATCTGATGGGCGGACTTCGTTCTCCTCATGGTACCCATCAAGCCAGCAGTCATCTGCAGCTAACTCTCCTCCTCGTAGGGGCTCACTGCCAGGTTTTACAAGTGTTGTTATTCTGATAAATCCACTCCTTTTGTTTTTGTATGAAACTACCTTTTCCTCTTTCCATCTGACCCAGTTTTTCTTGTATGTTAAAATATGTTTAGCAAGGACCCCTCGAATTGATGGAAAGGAATTCTTTCGCCAGGCCAGGTAAATTCTATTCTTCTTTTACTCTCTGTGTATCTCTCCTTATGTTTATGGAGAGTGCATAGATTCATTGAAGGATGACTCCTTAAGAGTTCGTGACTTCACAAGCTAATCTGAAATATTTGTATTCCAGGAGTCGACTTTCCTATGAGCAATTTAGTGCTTTTTTGGCTAACATCAAGGAACTGAATGCTCAAAAGCAAACCAGAGCGGTAATGAGTCGTTGCATTCATCAGACTCTACACCTGTTTACTATCAAACTTTTTTGTGCTTACtgaactatttatatatttttttcaggAAACTTTGAGGAAGGCAGAAGAGATTTTTGGGACAGATAACAAAGATCTGTTCCTATCATTTCAGGGATTGCTAAATCGCAACATTCACTAGATCTTAAATTATCTCTTCTTGAGATAATTTTCCATTACTGGTACGTCTTGTTCTAGACACCATCTGTGCAGTTTGTGTATTATTCGTAACATAGGCTATATGCTACCCTAGTGTCAGTCATAAGGTTCAGTACAACACTTCTCTTGAGGTGCACCATTGTAGCCTTGCCATAAGCTCAATAAATATACGAAGTTTTATTACTTTGTGATTTTGGAAGCTatcatttcttttttaatttgaattaggAAATGATCACAAATGGCTGCCTCTACTTAAATATGTAGGTCTTGCTCTTTTTTCCCTGAACCTATAGAATGAAATCCCAGACAGACAGAGCtgatcaaatgttttaaatgttttgaatgtttatAAGCAATGCGAACTTGCATATTAAACAAATCATCGAAATCTGACATTATCATTCAGAAGAAACGTTGATTTGATATATGGTTATAGAAATTGAGCAGGTAAGAAGTGAAccatgtggccaacacttagcaAATGAGCTTTGGTTTAAGTTTGTTTTTATACTTCTATTGAGCTAAATTTGTTTGAAACTACTTGAATTCAAAGAGTATATACACTCATGTCTCACACTTTTCAGTATTCAAAACTCTCTTCTAGTCATATAGGAAACATAAGCATCCTTGCTTTCCATATCATCTATATTCGATATCGATGcttagaaggaaaaaaaagaaacgaAGAGCTGAGAAAGATGAGTGATTTAGGTTATATTGTAGAATTTGGTGTAGGGAATTGATGAAGTTGGTTCAACACTATTTGGCAGGTTGCTTGGTTTTAGTTGATGGATTTGTCCAAACATCAAAAGAGCTGCCATAATGTAATATTAGATGAAAGATAAAAGCAtcagcttctttttctttttcaagcaaATTAATGTGGTTTTGGGCTTTGAGACTATATAGCTCCTCCCATTCAAGCAGGGATTTTTGTGTAAATAAATTACTCTGCTTTTGCCTACTCTTTATgtccctttttcttttgtttaaattGCCATTACAAGGTTATtagttttttacttttttttttggtaatttcttatatgattaatatttctttgatttgatcacatagattatatatataccaatgtAGTTAGTACCGTCGTTTTTGTCTTGGTATTGGTATGTATCAGCATTGGCATGTTTCGGTGTACCATTTCGGATTTATTGATGTTTTTAGATATTTtctcatatatacatatttatagtttaagttttagtttcttcaaaaattatatgttattttggtaAAGAAAATTATACAGTATATATACATGCAAATATATCttaattatatccatataaatatatttatatattaatgtatGTTTTAAAATTGTTAATCAGGTTGAATAACTTTTAATTCTAAATGTAATTATGGTAAAATTAAAAtggttttgataaaaaatttagaaattagtttaaaatatcaaaattttaaatgtatcaacCGGTACCGATTGGTACACACTGGTATTGATTGAAATGAGTTGAATACACAAATtgaaacttattaaaattttgattgaaataaaatataattacatgGTACTGATTTAAATTTGAAGCATTGCGTAATAACtgtgatatatatatttcacaaaaCAAAATGTGAATATTGGAATTTGAGTAACataactaacatgtttgattttgGAGTTGGACAGGATCACGAGTGCATaattaaatccaaaataaatttatagtgAATAAGAAATTAACCCATAttcaaagaatttaaaaataaggaTGTTTggtatgattatttttaaataatttaatcggTGAAACACTGATTTCGATATTTAGTATGCTAAAAAGTAATTGTACTTATGATATAACTTTAAACATAagaatgtgatttttaaaaaaaaaagaaaaagttaaaagctACTTTtgacataaattattttttatttattttcattattttttggtACAAGTTAAGCTTAAATTATTTTTGAGTGAATGAACATCTATCAATAGGTCATAATTTAGAGTTATTTATTctcattattttcatacaatGTGTTTTCCAATtacaaaatcatgaaatttattaaacataatcaaataaaatgttattttatattctaatttaaatatgtattagttaatttttttagaaatttgattatatattatttttgttttttaaataaattaataatatttttttaaaaattatagataaaattatgtaattgataacaatgaaaaaggttaaaattaatcaaattcgaGATTGTTATTAGtgagtgatgaagtttaattaatatttgaaaaataaatttagagaaataaatcccatattttaataaataaaaaaataaaattaatgtttataaaaaatcttgaaaaattaatttataataattaaaaattctggAGTGGTAAACTAGGTGAAACTAATCTCTTCCAAGCCCAAATCTAACCAAGCAAGGCCCATGATGAAGCATCTTCCATTGATAAACAAAAGAATTTTGCTGCTGAGTTTCTCGGGAAAGATTCAATCTTTTCCTAACCGTCTTTTGTTTCTCACAGTTGCAGCTTTACCCATTTCAGCTTCCAGTTAACTATTTCGCTTCGTTTACTTTAGCATCAGTAAGACGCTGCAATCAATCAAAGGcatgttctttctttttccttaattGTGAAGTATGAATTTTGTATGTTAATCTTTGATGggtatttctttattttaattcttgtttGATTTCATGAAATGGGTTTGTTTTCTTtttgattataaaaaaattatattccaaAGCAAATTCACTACCTTTTTTTTGctgttatttctttttaaatggaATATTTGATGGCATATGATTGAAGgcattatgaaatattttttacaaatttgattAGAGTTTTAGAAATATAATTAGGGTTCTAAAAGCCAGTATTTTGTTCAGTTCCCAAATTCATTATGAAATTTATCAGGCAAATCAGTCCAAAAATTAGCTTAGATTATTAAAGCTGCAATGGCGGAAATCTAGGTCAATGTTGTCGCTATGTTATAGGGTCCGGGTCATAgtagtccctctattattaaatggatcaatttagttcCTGCACtattaaaaggaatcaactaaaaggattttattaacattttgaaatatttttatggttttgaaatgaaatcttttgtttgGAGTTGAACTGCAAAtgaaaaaaagtaataattttcatttcattttttaaacagtaaatgttaactttgttacaaataggctttatttaattctttttaatagtatagggattaaattgatacatttaatagtagagggactaatGTGATCCAGTTTATATAATAGAGGGACTTGGCAGGTACTTTCACCCGGAAATCTATGTCAGTTTAGTTTCCATTGATTATCCACTACGAAAATTTCAAAATGAGCGAGTATTTTTCCAGTTCATATAATTGAGGGACTAATCTGGAATAACTTTTGGTGCTTCTATTTGCTTGCAATGCGGTATCTTTATGTCTTATATATATTCCGTTTTCTGTATGAAAGAAAATACTTTGTCTTAAATCCTTTGACTTATGCTGATCAATTTGTATTGTCGATAGGTGATATAACCTTTAGTTGGAAATAACGTAACTGGTACATTGAAAGAATTTAATGGCAGGGAATGGCCTGCCATCTCTGGGTCGTGTAAAGCTTACTGATCTCGTACCTTCTGAAGGCGTTCCTTCAGATTCTTACAAGCTATCAGTCTCTACtttatcacaatcatttgctCAATATTCGGCTGCCATCATTCAGTTTCCAGCTAGTGATGGAGCTCTACTGAGATCCGGTTTAGATTCTGCTCACCTTTACTTCCAACAAAAGGCTGCATACCCACCGGAGGAGCTGATTCACACAAATGATTCTCGTGAGTGGTGCAAAACGTCAGGTTACTATGCCGACCCCCAACTATGGCAGGAAACGTATGATTACCGGCCTGGTCTAACTCCTACAGACCCcatcaatggaatggagtttcctCCGGGCGGTTTGCCTGATATATTTAGTTTGCTCGGTAAGGCAGCTCGAGATGTACTGGATGCGATTAGCTATTACTTGAACTTGCGTAGCTCTCCCTTTACTGAAATACTCGATAATGTACCCTTAAGAAGCCGGGAAATTTCTTCTTCAGTATTATCCGTTTGTTGTCATGCAAGGCCTTCGTTTCCAGGGGCACAACACAACAATTTAACAACACCGGACGATGGTCAACTGATCATGGTTCCCGACCATGAGCACCAGGTTGATAAAAGTTTAATATCTGTTGTTAAGTCCGATAAAGCAGGTTTTCATGTACGGGATTTTCAAGGTCGGTGGATTCTTTTAGATGGGGACCTTGGTCCTCAAGAAGCTGTTGTTTATCCTGGACTCGCACTTTACCAAGCGACTGCAGGTTACGTAAATCCTGCCCTGCATCGTACCGAGACTAATAATATGTCGGGTAATATGTATGGAAAATGCTCTTTGGTTTTCAAACTCATGCCCAAATCTATGACTAGTCTTAGTTGCTCAGAGATGAGAGCAGCTGGTCACGGAGTTGAAGCTCAATTCCAGCTTCCTATACCAGTGGATGATTTCATGCAGAGATCTCACCCAACAGATCAGCTCTTTAATAGAAACACTTTCCCGAGTTTCAGTTACCCCCTGGCCCATGAAGGTAGGCAGTATTTCTTAATATGACACAGCATTTTCTTACACTGTTTTGTTCTGGCCTtacgaaaaataaaaagatgagatATAGGGTTTATAGCGGTTCAGTacaatatatttgattatttatgttaTTCTTTTTCCCGAGTAGCCTTGGTGAGAAGTTTTTAACAAAACGTCCCTAGATCAATTAAATGCTGGTACAGGATCTATGAAGCCATTGATGAGAAGACGGAAGAACAATACGAGATGCAAGCCTCTACCTCCTTCCAAGAGATTACGGCTTGAGGCACAAAGAGTGCTTAAGGAAAGGGTTCAGGAGATTGCGGATAAGAAGGGCATCAAATTACGGTTTTGTAATCTAAAAGAGTGTGAGAATCACATTCATGCACTTGATAGTCCATGTGCCAATATAAGAATGGAAATTGGGTGGCCTCACGGAGTGCCGTTCGTTCATCCCCACGATCTACCTAATAAGGCCAAGATCGGTTTTCTTGAAGCATATGAACCTGGTTGGACAGCGACTCACGATATGGATTTAAGCCTAACGGAACCTGCACAGACCAGTCAACAGTACTGTAACTGTACGTCTcgtttatgttttattattcttacaCAAGCATTCATCAACACGCAATTTAGTTTTCACCATCCGTCTTTTGACTTCTGACGAGTTTTATGTTTTCGTGTCTGCAGGAATCCTCGTTGTGGTTTCGTATGTCCATTATCCTGAATTAGCCTGTTCCTGGTCAGTTTTCTCAATCTCAACTTGGTGGTTTCTTTTCCTGCTAAATCCAGGACTAGAGCTGTTCCAACCAGCATAAGCTGTTTTGTCGAACCCAGTCCATTAGAAACCGGACCGGATTTCATCGTTGAAGTATGAAACAGAACAAAAGTCACCATACATGTCTGTAAAAGAAGTCTGTAAATAGTTAAAAGTATTTTAGGAAATTCACTCTTTGGGCCTAAAGATTCTTTCATGGTCTTCCTTTTCCCCTCTGTTTATATCCATATATAGTTTTCTCCATGTTTGAGTTTTCATTTTCCAGAGATGAAATGGAAGGATAGTAGGGATCTTTTCATTTTGATGACTTTGGGTGAATTTTCTGATAAATTCAACAGATTTGGAGAGGGTAAAACAGGCATTAATGCTttggtttttatttataaaaaaccCTCAAATTAGTCTGTAATTGTCAAGTTGGGGCTCGAGAGGCAGCAacttaagttatttttttattgtttattataaaaagatataaaatgatTGAAGCTTATGGTATTTTTATTTACtgataaataaatgtatttttctATTCAATAAATCAATTTTGTATCTTTtccatataaataaattgaaactGATAAGGAATAAGCATTTAagacttttaatatatatatattattattaaagtatgttatttattatgtttttagagTAAATTCCATGATCCAACGATATTTTGATTGAAAGAGTAAATTTGAACCAAATTCGAGTTTCATTATACGTTAtatttattttgaagtttaaatttcacCATATGGAAAGATTCTGAATCTTTAATTCAGTTATTTTTATACTATGATTTTAATATAGTTAATTCATgcattatttataattataattctaaacttcatatatatatatctgaaatcaaactatttattaatGTAAATCAAATGGTATAATATAGATCACTATCTACATTTACAGCCCTAATGTCAATGTCAATCTCTCTTGAAAGATAACATGTTAGACCGCCGCATTTCCATTCTTAAAGCCCATAATTCTTTGGTAATGATAAAATATTATGAACACTCTTGGACtaaaagttaaattgtattttgttcTTCTACTTAAAAAATAAGCAACCTAACccctatacattaaattaaaaaataaattaatcatttttattaaaaattccttccattatactattaaaaattgactTAATTGACGAAATAACTAAACAGTGACACATGATGTATAACATATAGCTCATGTTGATGTATATGAACAAATTTTTAATTGTagaaatggaaggaatttttaaaataagatcAATCTGCTCTTTCATTTAACGTACATgaactaatttgtctattttttaagtaaagaaaGTAAAACATAATCTCACTCCTAATATAAagacctccatggtacttttacctactTCTTCCACATTCCAAAAGTTTTGAGGTCACCCCAACTCCATTTTGAAGTGTATAATAACATAAACAACATAACGTCCCAAAACTCATACCAGTTTACCCAGAAACCAGTTCAGATGGGCTAGGGTGTTCCAAGTATAACTGCAAACCCAGAGGTTCACTGTTCATCGACTTGATCGGTGTTATTAACGGAGGTTGTTGCCATTGTTTTGTGTCAGTTGGGATCCACATTTCCGCATCCTTGCTCGTACTAACCTGAGGGAGCGACCGGAAGTAAGCCATGATCTCCCACCTGCAATCTGTTAGTAAGTCGCAACATAGTCAAATGATGTAGTAAGACTGTAACACTGAAGCCCAATACTTGCTTCCATGAAATAAACATGTTAAGATCCGATTAACTAAGCTTAATTAAACTTACCACGGGGAAGAACTGTTGTAAGGGGTTGGGAAACTGAAAGTTTGATCAAGAATGATCGAAGAGAGAACTCTAGATCACTTTCTTCCACTTTTGAGCCAAAAGATTGATTAACCGTTAGTTTGAAGATAAACCTCTCCATGGGAATGTTGTCTGTGTTGAAAAAAGTAACTGCGACTCTCTCCACCAAACCCTATTTATAAAGACAAGCATTTCACATGTCAAGTATTTATGTTGAAGCTATATTTCATCAGAATCCATTTTTAAAGCTATACGGAGGGTTTCCAAGAATTGTATATAACCAATGCCATTGATAAAAAAACTTCCTTCACTAATGTAAAGTAGAAGTTGGAGAAAATCATCTCCAGATCAATAAGTTTTATCACAAAGCTCAAAGTATTATTTCTAGTCCCTAGTTTTCTATGCTATAAAGCTATTTTACTTGGAGTTAAATGCAAATGTTagatatggatatatatattagACACGAGTACTTCACGAAAAATGTAGAGTCGAAGGAGAATAGCTATGAATCATAGAGTTAATACGTAAGTTCACTTGGACTAATGTTTGTTTGGTTCATATAACAGCAATATTTTGGGTTTGTTTTGGCTCTCAAAAAGATAATAAGaactaaaattttcaagtcagttCGATCTTTTAGTGAATCAATTGTGTTATTAAAGTAGTAAATCTCTCTTTGTTTTGATCGATATGAGGGACACTACAAAGAATATCATCATCACAACACTAGAACATAATATGCAGCATAGAACACACATTTTCACATCTAAATAAATCAGATCAGATCACCACAAAACATTATAAACATCCAAATACACTAAAAAAACACTAGTCAAACAACATCTAATGAATCAAGCTAACCTTTTGGATGGAAGGAAGAAGTCCCGAAACAGCGGAATGGATATATTCTCTTAGCTGGGGATGTCGAGCCCTTTGCACGACAACATTCATATACCTTCTTCTCTCGAAAGCACCTTCAACAAAGCATGGAACACGAGTTAATGACAtgaaattaacataaaaataaacccAGACAACGAATATGTATATAACGAGGTAACACCGTAAAAGGGTTCAACCATTAGAAATTGACACTTTCAGTTTCG
It includes:
- the LOC121209403 gene encoding uncharacterized protein At4g15545 isoform X3 — its product is MFSFSQRSKATEEETPSTMSQGGGAGAAVGGMEFDLSEEILAVIPTDPYEQLDLARKITSMAIASRVSKMETEIGRMRAKIFEKDRMIYELEEKVSRLQQANHEAESRLKLVFDENMKLAKERDSLAMTAKKLSRDLSKLETFKRQLMQSLSDDNSSQAETVDIGTCDQSVPKAYPDKDDGASDYMSLRSSNGSTDLGSTTDEASRYAGQRFSITPYITPRLTPTGTPKVISTNGSPRGYSTAGSPQRTSAATSPTKSQSDGRTSFSSWYPSSQQSSAANSPPPRTPRIDGKEFFRQARSRLSYEQFSAFLANIKELNAQKQTRAETLRKAEEIFGTDNKDLFLSFQGLLNRNIH
- the LOC121209403 gene encoding uncharacterized protein At4g15545 isoform X2, yielding MFSFSQRSKATEEETPSTMSQGGGAGAAVGGMEFDLSEEILAVIPTDPYEQLDLARKITSMAIASRVSKMETEIGRMRAKIFEKDRMIYELEEKVSRLQQANHEAESRLKLVFDENMKLAKERDSLAMTAKKLSRDLSKLETFKRQLMQSLSDDNSSAETVDIGTCDQSVPKAYPDKDDGASDYMSLRSSNGSTDLGSTTDEASRYAGQRFSITPYITPRLTPTGTPKVISTNGSPRGYSTAGSPQRTSAATSPTKSQSDGRTSFSSWYPSSQQSSAANSPPRRGSLPARTPRIDGKEFFRQARSRLSYEQFSAFLANIKELNAQKQTRAETLRKAEEIFGTDNKDLFLSFQGLLNRNIH
- the LOC121209403 gene encoding uncharacterized protein At4g15545 isoform X1, which translates into the protein MFSFSQRSKATEEETPSTMSQGGGAGAAVGGMEFDLSEEILAVIPTDPYEQLDLARKITSMAIASRVSKMETEIGRMRAKIFEKDRMIYELEEKVSRLQQANHEAESRLKLVFDENMKLAKERDSLAMTAKKLSRDLSKLETFKRQLMQSLSDDNSSQAETVDIGTCDQSVPKAYPDKDDGASDYMSLRSSNGSTDLGSTTDEASRYAGQRFSITPYITPRLTPTGTPKVISTNGSPRGYSTAGSPQRTSAATSPTKSQSDGRTSFSSWYPSSQQSSAANSPPRRGSLPARTPRIDGKEFFRQARSRLSYEQFSAFLANIKELNAQKQTRAETLRKAEEIFGTDNKDLFLSFQGLLNRNIH
- the LOC107962289 gene encoding uncharacterized protein isoform X1; translation: MAGNGLPSLGRVKLTDLVPSEGVPSDSYKLSVSTLSQSFAQYSAAIIQFPASDGALLRSGLDSAHLYFQQKAAYPPEELIHTNDSREWCKTSGYYADPQLWQETYDYRPGLTPTDPINGMEFPPGGLPDIFSLLGKAARDVLDAISYYLNLRSSPFTEILDNVPLRSREISSSVLSVCCHARPSFPGAQHNNLTTPDDGQLIMVPDHEHQVDKSLISVVKSDKAGFHVRDFQGRWILLDGDLGPQEAVVYPGLALYQATAGYVNPALHRTETNNMSGNMYGKCSLVFKLMPKSMTSLSCSEMRAAGHGVEAQFQLPIPVDDFMQRSHPTDQLFNRNTFPSFSYPLAHEDQLNAGTGSMKPLMRRRKNNTRCKPLPPSKRLRLEAQRVLKERVQEIADKKGIKLRFCNLKECENHIHALDSPCANIRMEIGWPHGVPFVHPHDLPNKAKIGFLEAYEPGWTATHDMDLSLTEPAQTSQQYCN
- the LOC121209403 gene encoding uncharacterized protein At4g15545 isoform X4 produces the protein MFSFSQRSKATEEETPSTMSQGGGAGAAVGGMEFDLSEEILAVIPTDPYEQLDLARKITSMAIASRVSKMETEIGRMRAKIFEKDRMIYELEEKVSRLQQANHEAESRLKLVFDENMKLAKERDSLAMTAKKLSRDLSKLETFKRQLMQSLSDDNSSAETVDIGTCDQSVPKAYPDKDDGASDYMSLRSSNGSTDLGSTTDEASRYAGQRFSITPYITPRLTPTGTPKVISTNGSPRGYSTAGSPQRTSAATSPTKSQSDGRTSFSSWYPSSQQSSAANSPPPRTPRIDGKEFFRQARSRLSYEQFSAFLANIKELNAQKQTRAETLRKAEEIFGTDNKDLFLSFQGLLNRNIH
- the LOC107962289 gene encoding uncharacterized protein isoform X2, which produces MAGNGLPSLGRVKLTDLVPSEGVPSDSYKLSVSTLSQSFAQYSAAIIQFPASDGALLRSGLDSAHLYFQQKAAYPPEELIHTNDSREWCKTSGYYADPQLWQETYDYRPGLTPTDPINGMEFPPGGLPDIFSLLGKAARDVLDAISYYLNLRSSPFTEILDNVPLRSREISSSVLSVCCHARPSFPGAQHNNLTTPDDGQLIMVPDHEHQVDKSLISVVKSDKAGFHVRDFQGRWILLDGDLGPQEAVVYPGLALYQATAGYVNPALHRTETNNMSGNMYGKCSLVFKLMPKSMTSLSCSEMRAAGHGVEAQFQLPIPVDDFMQRSHPTDQLFNRNTFPSFSYPLAHEGSMKPLMRRRKNNTRCKPLPPSKRLRLEAQRVLKERVQEIADKKGIKLRFCNLKECENHIHALDSPCANIRMEIGWPHGVPFVHPHDLPNKAKIGFLEAYEPGWTATHDMDLSLTEPAQTSQQYCN